A DNA window from Chiroxiphia lanceolata isolate bChiLan1 chromosome 6, bChiLan1.pri, whole genome shotgun sequence contains the following coding sequences:
- the RAG2 gene encoding V(D)J recombination-activating protein 2 translates to MFDLFLFFFSFRSHNMAQSTDEMSLQMVSAVSNSSLLQPGFSLLNFDGHVFFFGQKGWPKRSCPTGVFLLDIKQNELKMKPAAFSKDSCYLPPLRYPALCTLRNNAKSDEYQYIIHGGKTPNNDLSDKIYFISLVSKNSKKMTFQCIEKDLGGDVPEGRYGHTISVVHSRGKSMSAIFGGRSYTPLAQRTTEKWNSVVDCLPSVFLVDFEFGCCTSYMLPELQDGLSFHVSIARDDTIYILGGHSLQNNTRCPNLYKLKVDLPLGSPSVTCTILPGGISVSSAIVTQISDTEFVLVGGYHSDNEKRLVCNTIVLEDSKIKIVERESPEWTPDIKHCRIWFGCDMGKGSVLLGIPGANKQLISDANYFYILRCKGEEEDKEEELTTQICSQTSSEDPGDSTPFEDSEEFSFSAETSSFDIDDTDTYNEDDEEDESETGYWITCCDSCNIDINSWVPFYSTELNKPAMILCSSGTGHWVHAQCMDLSETMLLHLSEANVKYFCNKHVDLNKGLQTPPKVVHLKKQPMKPSRKKKTMKLATSAKKSFLRRLFE, encoded by the coding sequence ATGTTtgatctgtttcttttttttttttcttttcgaAGCCACAATATGGCCCAGTCGACAGATGAAATGTCACTGCAGATGGTGTCAGCTGTCAGTAACTCATCCTTGCTTCAACCAGGCTTCTCTCTCCTGAATTTTGATGggcatgttttcttttttgggcAGAAAGGATGGCCAAAGAGATCCTGCCCCACTGGTGTTTTCCTACTCGATATAAAGCAGAATGAGCTCAAAATGAAACCTGCCGCCTTCTCTAAAGACTCATGTTACCTTCCCCCTCTCCGCTACCCTGCTCTTTGCACACTCAGAAACAATGCAAAGTCTGATGAGTACCAGTATATCATCCATGGTGGTAAAACACCTAACAATGACCTCTCTGATAAGATTTACTTTATAAGTCTGGTAAGcaaaaatagcaagaaaatgACGTTCCAATGCATTGAGAAAGACCTGGGTGGAGATGTGCCTGAAGGTAGATATGGGCATACGATTAGTGTAGTTCATAGCCGGGGAAAAAGCATGAGTGCTATATTTGGAGGGAGATCGTATACTCCTCTTGCACAAAGAACCACTGAAAAATGGAACAGCGTAGTCGACTGTTTGCCATCTGTGTTTCTTGTTGATTTTGAGTTTGGATGCTGTACATCATACATGCTTCCAGAGCTTCAAGATGGACTTTCTTTCCATGTTTCAATCGCCAGAGATGATACGATCTACATTTTGGGAGGCCATTCACTTCAAAATAACACCAGGTGCCCCAACTTGTACAAGCTAAAAGTTGATCTCCCACTGGGCAGCCCATCTGTGACCTGTACCATCTTGCCAGGAGGGATATCAGTGTCAAGTGCTATAGTGACTCAAATCAGTGATACTGAATTTGTCCTTGTCGGTGGCTACCACTCCGACAACGAGAAACGGTTGGTGTGTAACACCATAGTTCTGGAAGACAGTAAGATAAAGATTGTTGAAAGGGAGAGCCCAGAGTGGACACCAGATATTAAACACTGCAGAATATGGTTTGGCTGTGATATGGGCAAAGGGTCTGTATTGCTGGGCATTCCAGGGGCCAACAAACAGTTAATCTCAGATGCAAACTACTTCTACATTTTGAGATgcaaaggagaagaagaggaCAAGGAAGAAGAATTGACAACACAAATTTGCAGTCAGACATCAAGCGAAGACCCTGGAGATTCCACTCCATTTGAAGATTCAGAGGAGTTTTCTTTTAGTGCTGAAACCAGTAGCTTTGACATTGATGATACTGACACTTACAATGAGGATGATGAAGAAGATGAATCAGAAACGGGCTACTGGATCACCTGCTGTGACAGTTGCAATATTGACATTAACTCCTGGGTCCCTTTCTATTCGACAGAACTCAACAAGCCTGCAATGATTCTGTGTTCCAGCGGGACTGGCCACTGGGTCCACGCGCAATGTATGGATCTCTCAGAGACCATGCTTCTACATCTCTCAGAAGCAAATGTCAAGTACTTCTGCAACAAGCACGTTGACCTTAATAAAGGGCTACAAACTCCCCCAAAGGTGGTGCACCTGAAAAAGCAACCCATGAAACCATCGcgcaaaaagaaaaccatgaaGTTAGCAACGTCCGCAAAAAAGTCCTTTCTTCGGAGACTGTTTGAGTAG
- the IFTAP gene encoding protein C11orf74 homolog isoform X4, whose product MGEQLLENSILDQFINSHEQSHEEFLNTFTCLLKEKEEKTIQGNKVDYLRKIFSTSELSNRNKQNGSPERSKEMWVSLPSQMPNENEQVDKYLDWEDIDSDEETCSVLPGEVEQTGTYCTPIFDKPIQLKFRNLSVPQPLDSRPQELLGDDVQPFSLDEEFDYDNVAVTPKFSEAELKAIKELSKEKKTGSA is encoded by the exons ATGGGAGAACAACTGTTAGAGAACAGCATCCTTGATCAATTTATTAACAGCCATGAGCAGTCACATGAAGAGTTTCTAAATACATTCACCTGTCTTTTGAAAG agaaagaggagaagacaATTCAAGGAAATAAAGTGGACtacttaagaaaaatattttctacttctGAATtatcaaacagaaataaacagaatgGCTCACctgaaagaagcaaagaaatgtgGGTATCTCTTCCATCACAGATGCCAAATGAGAATGAG cAGGTGGACAAGTACTTAGATTGGGAAGATATAGACTCAGATGAAGAGACATGCAGTG TTCTTCCGGGAGAGGTAGAACAGACAGGGACTTATTGTACACCCATTTTTGATAAGCCTATTCAACTGAAGTTCAGAAACTTGTCAGTTCCACAGCCACTGGACAGCAGACCCCAAGAG CTACTGGGGGATGATGTTCAACCCTTCTCACTTGATGAAGAATTTGACTATGACAATGTGGCAGTGACCCCTAAGTTCTCTGAAGCTGAGCTGAAGGCCATTAAAGAATTGTCTAAAGAGAAGAAAACGGGTTCAGCATGA
- the IFTAP gene encoding protein C11orf74 homolog isoform X1: MGEQLLENSILDQFINSHEQSHEEFLNTFTCLLKEKEEKTIQGNKVDYLRKIFSTSELSNRNKQNGSPERSKEMWVSLPSQMPNENEVFLPIYLQTVMNESWKAGGSDGKNLSLSQRAKQVDKYLDWEDIDSDEETCSAGSLVLPGEVEQTGTYCTPIFDKPIQLKFRNLSVPQPLDSRPQELLGDDVQPFSLDEEFDYDNVAVTPKFSEAELKAIKELSKEKKTGSA, translated from the exons ATGGGAGAACAACTGTTAGAGAACAGCATCCTTGATCAATTTATTAACAGCCATGAGCAGTCACATGAAGAGTTTCTAAATACATTCACCTGTCTTTTGAAAG agaaagaggagaagacaATTCAAGGAAATAAAGTGGACtacttaagaaaaatattttctacttctGAATtatcaaacagaaataaacagaatgGCTCACctgaaagaagcaaagaaatgtgGGTATCTCTTCCATCACAGATGCCAAATGAGAATGAG GTATTTCTGCCTATCTACCTGCAGACAGTGATGAATGAGAGCTGGAAAGCTGGTGGATCAGATGGAAAGAATCTCAGTCTGTCTCAAAGAGCGAAG cAGGTGGACAAGTACTTAGATTGGGAAGATATAGACTCAGATGAAGAGACATGCAGTG CAGGGTCATTAGTTCTTCCGGGAGAGGTAGAACAGACAGGGACTTATTGTACACCCATTTTTGATAAGCCTATTCAACTGAAGTTCAGAAACTTGTCAGTTCCACAGCCACTGGACAGCAGACCCCAAGAG CTACTGGGGGATGATGTTCAACCCTTCTCACTTGATGAAGAATTTGACTATGACAATGTGGCAGTGACCCCTAAGTTCTCTGAAGCTGAGCTGAAGGCCATTAAAGAATTGTCTAAAGAGAAGAAAACGGGTTCAGCATGA
- the IFTAP gene encoding protein C11orf74 homolog isoform X2, producing the protein MGEQLLENSILDQFINSHEQSHEEFLNTFTCLLKEKEEKTIQGNKVDYLRKIFSTSELSNRNKQNGSPERSKEMWVSLPSQMPNENEVFLPIYLQTVMNESWKAGGSDGKNLSLSQRAKQVDKYLDWEDIDSDEETCSVLPGEVEQTGTYCTPIFDKPIQLKFRNLSVPQPLDSRPQELLGDDVQPFSLDEEFDYDNVAVTPKFSEAELKAIKELSKEKKTGSA; encoded by the exons ATGGGAGAACAACTGTTAGAGAACAGCATCCTTGATCAATTTATTAACAGCCATGAGCAGTCACATGAAGAGTTTCTAAATACATTCACCTGTCTTTTGAAAG agaaagaggagaagacaATTCAAGGAAATAAAGTGGACtacttaagaaaaatattttctacttctGAATtatcaaacagaaataaacagaatgGCTCACctgaaagaagcaaagaaatgtgGGTATCTCTTCCATCACAGATGCCAAATGAGAATGAG GTATTTCTGCCTATCTACCTGCAGACAGTGATGAATGAGAGCTGGAAAGCTGGTGGATCAGATGGAAAGAATCTCAGTCTGTCTCAAAGAGCGAAG cAGGTGGACAAGTACTTAGATTGGGAAGATATAGACTCAGATGAAGAGACATGCAGTG TTCTTCCGGGAGAGGTAGAACAGACAGGGACTTATTGTACACCCATTTTTGATAAGCCTATTCAACTGAAGTTCAGAAACTTGTCAGTTCCACAGCCACTGGACAGCAGACCCCAAGAG CTACTGGGGGATGATGTTCAACCCTTCTCACTTGATGAAGAATTTGACTATGACAATGTGGCAGTGACCCCTAAGTTCTCTGAAGCTGAGCTGAAGGCCATTAAAGAATTGTCTAAAGAGAAGAAAACGGGTTCAGCATGA
- the IFTAP gene encoding protein C11orf74 homolog isoform X3 translates to MGEQLLENSILDQFINSHEQSHEEFLNTFTCLLKEKEEKTIQGNKVDYLRKIFSTSELSNRNKQNGSPERSKEMWVSLPSQMPNENEQVDKYLDWEDIDSDEETCSAGSLVLPGEVEQTGTYCTPIFDKPIQLKFRNLSVPQPLDSRPQELLGDDVQPFSLDEEFDYDNVAVTPKFSEAELKAIKELSKEKKTGSA, encoded by the exons ATGGGAGAACAACTGTTAGAGAACAGCATCCTTGATCAATTTATTAACAGCCATGAGCAGTCACATGAAGAGTTTCTAAATACATTCACCTGTCTTTTGAAAG agaaagaggagaagacaATTCAAGGAAATAAAGTGGACtacttaagaaaaatattttctacttctGAATtatcaaacagaaataaacagaatgGCTCACctgaaagaagcaaagaaatgtgGGTATCTCTTCCATCACAGATGCCAAATGAGAATGAG cAGGTGGACAAGTACTTAGATTGGGAAGATATAGACTCAGATGAAGAGACATGCAGTG CAGGGTCATTAGTTCTTCCGGGAGAGGTAGAACAGACAGGGACTTATTGTACACCCATTTTTGATAAGCCTATTCAACTGAAGTTCAGAAACTTGTCAGTTCCACAGCCACTGGACAGCAGACCCCAAGAG CTACTGGGGGATGATGTTCAACCCTTCTCACTTGATGAAGAATTTGACTATGACAATGTGGCAGTGACCCCTAAGTTCTCTGAAGCTGAGCTGAAGGCCATTAAAGAATTGTCTAAAGAGAAGAAAACGGGTTCAGCATGA